Proteins found in one Corynebacterium freneyi genomic segment:
- the chrA gene encoding chromate efflux transporter, whose amino-acid sequence MAEPKPGNSEGRAARAADGAGGADGGISDAGGASTRKGSVGEVFSAFGLLGLTSFGGPVAHLGYFREEFVGKRNWLTDSEYADVVALCQFLPGPASSQVGMALGWRRAGLPGMVAAFIGFTTPSAIVLALAAIGVAYFGDLDGAIAGLKAAAVAVVAVALWGMAGNLVTSRLTAALAIGAMAVTLLAPGTWGAWAQVAAIVVAGVVGLAFIRGGDRGDDDSEGPTKPAHLAYSVPAWASIGALVAFFVVMAVAATQWWGTYYWAGALVFGGGHVVLPLLEGGLVPDVVDADTFLAGYGLAQAVPGPLFTFASYLGMASGGVLGAVVATLAIFLPSMLLLVAVMPVWAKQAANPRARGAVAAINAAVVGLLGAAFYDPVWTHGITGPGSFVVAVIALAALTRFKIPAWAVVLAAGAVGWVVFWAGLLWFVDSNRPFRGHYSLQVIGVRARLWAASLLSHKTGQNARRRTGLLLIGVSRFVRCLGIWGAGDVRGLGGCGGERGSRVRGGGLRKGGP is encoded by the coding sequence ATGGCCGAACCGAAGCCCGGGAACAGCGAAGGACGTGCCGCTCGTGCGGCGGATGGTGCCGGTGGGGCGGATGGCGGGATAAGCGACGCCGGGGGAGCGTCGACACGCAAAGGCTCGGTCGGCGAGGTGTTTTCGGCGTTCGGCCTGCTGGGTCTGACGTCTTTCGGCGGCCCCGTGGCGCACCTCGGCTATTTTCGCGAGGAGTTCGTCGGCAAGCGCAATTGGCTCACCGACTCGGAGTACGCCGACGTCGTCGCCCTGTGCCAATTCCTGCCGGGGCCGGCGTCGTCGCAGGTCGGCATGGCGCTGGGTTGGCGGCGCGCGGGGCTGCCGGGCATGGTGGCGGCGTTCATCGGCTTTACGACGCCTTCCGCGATCGTCCTGGCGCTCGCCGCGATCGGAGTGGCGTACTTCGGCGATTTGGACGGCGCAATCGCGGGATTGAAGGCGGCGGCGGTGGCGGTCGTCGCCGTCGCCCTGTGGGGAATGGCCGGCAACCTGGTGACGTCGCGGTTGACCGCCGCGCTGGCCATCGGCGCGATGGCGGTGACGCTGCTCGCGCCGGGCACGTGGGGAGCGTGGGCGCAGGTCGCGGCGATCGTCGTCGCCGGCGTCGTCGGGTTGGCGTTCATCCGCGGGGGTGATCGTGGTGACGACGATTCCGAGGGCCCGACGAAGCCTGCGCATCTGGCGTACTCGGTGCCCGCGTGGGCGTCGATCGGTGCGCTGGTGGCGTTCTTCGTCGTCATGGCCGTCGCCGCAACGCAGTGGTGGGGCACGTACTACTGGGCGGGTGCGCTGGTGTTCGGCGGCGGGCACGTCGTGTTGCCGCTGCTGGAGGGCGGCCTGGTGCCGGACGTCGTCGACGCCGATACCTTCCTGGCGGGGTACGGCCTGGCGCAGGCGGTGCCGGGTCCGTTGTTCACTTTCGCGTCGTACCTGGGGATGGCGTCCGGTGGGGTGCTCGGCGCGGTGGTCGCGACTTTGGCGATCTTCCTTCCGTCGATGTTGCTGCTCGTCGCCGTGATGCCGGTGTGGGCGAAGCAGGCCGCCAACCCGAGGGCCCGTGGTGCCGTCGCCGCGATCAACGCCGCCGTCGTCGGCCTGCTGGGGGCCGCGTTCTACGACCCCGTGTGGACGCATGGCATCACCGGGCCGGGTAGTTTCGTCGTCGCCGTGATCGCTTTGGCGGCGCTGACCAGGTTCAAGATTCCCGCGTGGGCCGTCGTCCTCGCCGCCGGCGCGGTTGGCTGGGTGGTGTTCTGGGCGGGCCTTCTTTGGTTCGTCGACTCCAACCGCCCTTTCCGGGGTCACTACTCCTTGCAGGTAATCGGTGTCAGGGCCCGGCTTTGGGCAGCAAGTCTTCTATCGCACAAAACGGGACAAAACGCTCGGCGGCGAACTGGGCTTTTGCTGATCGGCGTGTCCCGTTTTGTGCGATGCCTCGGAATTTGGGGCGCAGGTGACGTGAGGGGCTTGGGTGGTTGTGGGGGAGAGCGTGGGTCGCGGGTGAGAGGTGGTGGGCTGAGAAAAGGCGGACCGTGA
- the coaA gene encoding type I pantothenate kinase: MTRAHAPGPYLEFDRRTWRELRESMPQVLTAEEAERLSGIGENIDLDEVAEVYLPLSRLIHLRVQAHRELNRTTATFLGEEYQGVPFIIGVAGSVAVGKSTTARLLQVLLERWDTNPRVDLITTDGFLYPSAELNRRGIMNRKGFPESYDQRALMRFVTSVKAGVRDVKAPVYSHTAYDRVPGEFEVVDQPDILIVEGLNVLQTGPMLMVSDLFDFSVYVDARREDIERWYIERFLKLRHTAFRAPGAHFADYADLDDEAATVEARRIWQTVNLPNLMENILPTRVRASLVLRKSSDHTIDRVRMRKL, from the coding sequence ATGACCCGCGCGCATGCACCCGGCCCGTACCTGGAGTTCGACAGGCGCACATGGCGCGAACTCCGCGAGTCGATGCCGCAGGTGCTCACCGCCGAGGAAGCCGAGCGTCTGTCCGGCATCGGCGAGAACATCGATCTCGACGAGGTCGCCGAGGTCTACCTGCCGCTGTCGCGTCTGATTCACCTGCGGGTGCAGGCGCATCGCGAGCTCAACCGCACGACGGCGACGTTCCTCGGCGAGGAGTATCAGGGCGTGCCGTTCATCATCGGCGTCGCCGGTTCGGTGGCCGTCGGCAAGTCCACGACGGCGCGTCTGCTGCAGGTGCTGTTGGAGCGGTGGGACACTAATCCGCGGGTGGATCTGATCACCACGGACGGCTTCCTGTATCCGTCGGCCGAGTTGAATCGGCGGGGGATCATGAACCGCAAGGGTTTCCCGGAGTCGTACGATCAGCGGGCGTTGATGCGTTTCGTCACGTCGGTGAAGGCGGGGGTCCGCGACGTGAAGGCGCCGGTGTATTCGCACACCGCCTATGACCGGGTGCCCGGCGAGTTCGAGGTCGTCGACCAGCCGGACATTCTCATCGTGGAAGGCCTCAACGTCCTGCAGACGGGCCCGATGCTGATGGTGTCCGATCTGTTCGACTTTTCCGTGTACGTCGACGCGCGTCGCGAGGACATCGAGCGCTGGTACATCGAGCGTTTCCTCAAGTTGCGGCATACGGCGTTCCGGGCGCCGGGGGCCCATTTCGCGGATTACGCGGATCTGGACGACGAGGCGGCGACCGTCGAGGCGCGCCGCATCTGGCAGACGGTGAACCTGCCGAATCTGATGGAGAACATTCTGCCCACGCGGGTCCGGGCGTCGTTGGTGTTGCGCAAGTCGAGCGATCACACGATTGACCGCGTGCGCATGCGCAAGCTGTAG
- a CDS encoding flavodoxin domain-containing protein: MSNTTPVQPIVVVANTRYGSTKDYATEFARRTGGRLIGGDGGASTQMTDELDSVLTQHPDAPVIVFTPNYAGTFGGANLMKTIARATPDRHMALAVIGMTLLDEVREKDPARAALDDVSDLVHRHYLPGRLLYSVMSRKHRAVMWTMTRMIKGKKNPSPNEIQMIESYGVDTDRVDYSELDALVEWLETADGK, encoded by the coding sequence ATGTCGAACACCACGCCCGTTCAGCCCATCGTCGTCGTCGCCAACACCCGCTACGGATCGACGAAGGATTACGCGACGGAATTCGCCCGCCGCACCGGGGGACGGCTCATCGGCGGCGACGGCGGGGCTTCGACGCAGATGACCGATGAACTCGACTCGGTGCTCACTCAACACCCCGACGCCCCCGTGATCGTGTTCACCCCGAACTACGCCGGCACCTTCGGCGGCGCCAACCTGATGAAAACCATCGCCCGCGCCACCCCGGACCGCCACATGGCGCTGGCCGTCATCGGCATGACACTTCTCGACGAAGTCCGCGAAAAGGACCCCGCCCGCGCGGCCCTCGACGACGTCTCCGACCTCGTCCACCGCCACTACCTGCCCGGGCGCCTGCTGTACTCCGTGATGTCCCGCAAACACCGGGCGGTGATGTGGACCATGACGCGGATGATCAAGGGGAAGAAGAACCCGTCGCCGAACGAAATCCAGATGATCGAGTCCTACGGCGTCGACACCGACCGCGTCGACTACTCGGAACTCGACGCACTGGTCGAATGGTTGGAGACGGCCGACGGGAAATAG
- a CDS encoding isoprenyl transferase: MKPFQLPRVLGRLAYPLYERRLARSLEGLPRPHHVAVMADGNRRWAREAGFTDVSHGHRVGARKIAEFVSWCSEQQIGLVTIYLLSTENLRRSADELELLFDIIGDVADELADAGQDIRLRMVGHLELLPDEMADRLRRDEELTAGNTGIQVNIAVGYGGRQEIVDAVRRIVGDAAAEGVAAKDIVELITPEAIGGHLYTSGQPDPDLVIRTSGEQRLSGFLLWQSAYSEIWFTDTYWPEFRRIDFLRALRDFSQRSRRFGR, from the coding sequence GTGAAACCGTTCCAGCTTCCGCGGGTGCTCGGGCGCCTGGCGTACCCGCTCTACGAGCGTCGGCTCGCCCGGTCCCTCGAGGGTTTGCCGCGCCCGCACCATGTCGCGGTGATGGCAGACGGCAATCGCCGGTGGGCTCGCGAAGCCGGGTTCACCGACGTCAGCCACGGTCACCGGGTGGGGGCCCGCAAGATCGCGGAGTTCGTGTCCTGGTGTTCGGAGCAGCAGATCGGTCTGGTGACCATTTATCTGCTGTCGACGGAGAATCTGCGGCGTTCGGCCGATGAGTTGGAGCTGCTGTTCGACATCATCGGCGACGTCGCCGACGAGTTGGCCGATGCCGGGCAGGACATTCGGCTGCGGATGGTGGGGCATCTCGAGTTGCTTCCCGACGAGATGGCCGATCGGTTGCGCCGGGACGAGGAGCTCACGGCGGGGAATACGGGCATCCAGGTCAACATCGCGGTCGGTTACGGCGGTCGCCAGGAGATCGTGGATGCGGTGCGTCGGATCGTCGGCGACGCCGCGGCCGAGGGCGTGGCGGCGAAGGACATCGTCGAGCTGATCACGCCGGAAGCCATCGGCGGTCATTTGTACACGTCGGGGCAGCCGGATCCGGACCTGGTCATCCGCACTTCGGGGGAGCAGCGGCTCAGCGGTTTTCTGCTGTGGCAGTCGGCGTACTCGGAGATCTGGTTCACCGACACCTATTGGCCGGAGTTCCGGCGCATCGATTTCCTCCGGGCGCTGCGGGACTTTTCGCAACGCAGCCGCCGTTTCGGGCGCTGA
- a CDS encoding 3-deoxy-7-phosphoheptulonate synthase, with the protein MTPPTSLENPASTSNQRVVAFHDLPSPRQLLSDVPLGEKLANDVEDARRAIADVIANEDDRLLVVVGPCSVHDPEAAVDYARRLKVVADELKGDLLVVMRVYFEKPRTTVGWKGLINDPHMDGSFAILDGLRMARELLIEVLQIGLPVGAEFLEPNSPQYIADAVAWGAIGARTTESQVHRQLASGLSMPIGFKNGTDGNVQVAVDSLVSAANPHFFFGMNDDGRAAVVETAGNANCHIILRGGTKGPNCDPESVADAKDRLEKSGLPRSLMIDASHANSGKSEVRQAEVVREIAEQIAAGDDGIDGIMIESFIEAGNQKVVNGREGLTYGQSVTDACIDWDTTDSLLRGLAEAVRARREVRGDGPQRA; encoded by the coding sequence ATGACGCCCCCGACTTCCCTTGAAAACCCCGCTTCGACGTCGAATCAGCGTGTCGTCGCGTTCCATGATCTGCCGTCTCCCCGGCAGTTGCTTTCCGACGTTCCGCTCGGCGAGAAATTGGCCAATGACGTCGAGGACGCCCGCCGGGCGATCGCCGACGTCATCGCCAACGAGGATGACCGTCTGCTCGTCGTCGTCGGACCGTGCTCGGTGCACGACCCGGAGGCCGCGGTCGATTACGCCCGCCGGCTGAAGGTCGTCGCCGACGAGCTGAAGGGCGATCTGCTGGTGGTCATGCGGGTGTACTTCGAGAAGCCGCGCACCACCGTGGGCTGGAAGGGCCTGATCAACGATCCGCACATGGACGGTTCGTTCGCCATTCTCGACGGCCTGCGCATGGCCCGTGAGCTGCTCATCGAGGTGCTGCAGATCGGGCTGCCGGTCGGCGCGGAGTTCCTGGAGCCGAACAGCCCGCAGTACATCGCCGACGCGGTGGCGTGGGGTGCGATCGGCGCGCGCACGACGGAGTCGCAGGTTCACCGCCAGTTGGCGTCGGGCCTGTCCATGCCGATCGGCTTCAAGAACGGCACCGACGGCAACGTCCAGGTCGCGGTGGATTCGCTGGTGTCGGCGGCCAATCCGCACTTCTTCTTCGGCATGAACGACGACGGTCGGGCCGCGGTGGTGGAGACGGCGGGCAACGCCAACTGCCACATCATCTTGCGCGGCGGCACGAAGGGGCCGAATTGCGATCCGGAGTCCGTCGCCGATGCGAAGGATCGTCTGGAGAAGTCGGGTCTGCCGCGGTCGCTGATGATCGACGCCAGCCACGCCAACTCCGGCAAGTCGGAGGTCCGCCAGGCCGAGGTCGTGCGGGAGATCGCCGAGCAGATCGCCGCCGGCGACGACGGCATCGACGGCATCATGATCGAGTCCTTCATCGAGGCCGGCAACCAGAAGGTGGTCAACGGCCGTGAGGGCCTGACCTACGGGCAGTCGGTCACCGACGCCTGCATCGACTGGGACACGACGGATTCTCTGTTGCGCGGTCTCGCCGAGGCCGTCCGCGCCCGCCGTGAGGTGCGTGGCGACGGTCCGCAGCGGGCGTAG
- the mca gene encoding mycothiol conjugate amidase Mca, producing MSLRLMAVHAHPDDESSKGAATMARYAAEGHDVMVVTLTGGERGSILNPAMDRPEVVENIAAVRVGEMAEAARILGVQHRWLGFVDSGLPSGSPTPVLPDGCFAREKVEDAVKPLIEVIREFRPHVLITYDENGGYPHPDHIMTHIVSVRAWTEAASDLYPELGEPWEIKKMYYTHGFVRRRLLALDAYYVERGLPSPLAEPLKRWVSTRGDIMERVTTQVECGDFFDARDDALLAHATQIDPNGPFFAVPTDVQRRVWPTEEFELARTRVRTSLPEDDLFAGIEPDDAPGDGSAADDAAEH from the coding sequence ATGAGCCTGCGATTGATGGCGGTCCACGCCCACCCCGATGACGAGTCGAGCAAGGGTGCGGCGACGATGGCGCGCTACGCCGCCGAGGGCCATGACGTCATGGTGGTCACCCTCACGGGCGGGGAGCGCGGCAGCATCCTGAATCCGGCGATGGATCGTCCGGAAGTCGTCGAGAACATCGCCGCCGTGCGGGTGGGCGAAATGGCGGAGGCGGCCCGGATTCTCGGGGTGCAGCACCGTTGGCTCGGCTTCGTCGACTCCGGCCTGCCCTCGGGGTCGCCGACCCCCGTGCTGCCGGACGGGTGTTTCGCCCGGGAGAAGGTGGAGGACGCGGTCAAGCCGCTCATCGAGGTCATCCGGGAGTTCCGCCCGCATGTGCTGATCACCTACGACGAAAACGGCGGGTATCCGCACCCGGACCACATCATGACGCACATCGTTTCCGTGCGCGCCTGGACCGAGGCGGCGTCCGATCTCTACCCGGAGCTGGGGGAGCCGTGGGAGATCAAGAAGATGTACTACACCCACGGTTTCGTGCGCCGTCGCCTGCTGGCGTTGGACGCCTACTACGTGGAGCGGGGTCTGCCCAGCCCCCTGGCCGAGCCGCTGAAGCGGTGGGTGTCCACTCGCGGCGACATCATGGAGCGGGTGACCACGCAGGTCGAATGCGGGGACTTCTTCGACGCCCGCGACGATGCGCTGCTGGCCCACGCCACCCAGATCGACCCGAACGGGCCTTTCTTCGCGGTGCCGACGGACGTGCAGCGTAGAGTGTGGCCGACGGAGGAATTCGAGTTGGCGCGCACGCGGGTGCGCACCTCCCTGCCGGAGGATGACCTGTTCGCGGGCATCGAGCCGGATGACGCTCCCGGTGATGGATCCGCGGCGGACGATGCCGCAGAGCATTAA
- a CDS encoding DUF4307 domain-containing protein, whose product MSDTKASNADRDRGSDARSTSAKRTARYGDTNRRLPGKLIVVGIIGMLVVAAAYIFVQMNRVSTPDVTATQAGWAREEGREDDVFIFTLDVTREDPTLDAYCIIYALNYDVAEVGRRDVFIPAGGPSTVRLDVPIQTREQAVAGDVYGCSTEMPEFLSDKAS is encoded by the coding sequence ATGTCGGACACGAAGGCCTCCAACGCGGACCGCGATCGCGGAAGCGACGCCCGATCCACCTCCGCCAAGCGCACCGCCCGTTACGGCGACACCAACCGCCGCCTGCCGGGCAAGCTGATCGTCGTCGGCATCATCGGCATGCTCGTCGTGGCGGCGGCGTACATCTTCGTCCAGATGAACCGGGTGTCCACGCCCGACGTCACCGCCACCCAGGCCGGCTGGGCCCGCGAAGAGGGCCGCGAAGACGACGTGTTCATCTTCACCCTCGACGTCACCCGCGAAGACCCGACGCTCGACGCGTACTGCATCATCTACGCCCTGAACTACGACGTCGCCGAAGTCGGCCGCCGCGACGTGTTCATCCCCGCCGGAGGCCCCTCCACCGTGCGCCTGGACGTGCCCATCCAAACCCGCGAACAGGCCGTGGCCGGAGACGTGTACGGCTGCTCCACGGAAATGCCCGAGTTCCTCTCCGACAAGGCGTCGTAA
- the greA gene encoding transcription elongation factor GreA — MTDSNNPWLTQESYDKLKAELDALYENRPVIAAEINERREEGDLKENAGYDAAREQQGQEEARIRYLEDLLQRATVGETPQESGVALVGTVVHVYYDGDEDDKETFLIGTRGADSSNPNLETYSTDSPLGSALVGAKEGETRTYKSPTGDEVQVTLIKAEPYDPEFQD, encoded by the coding sequence ATGACCGACTCCAACAACCCGTGGCTCACGCAGGAGTCCTACGACAAGCTGAAGGCCGAGCTGGACGCCCTGTACGAGAACCGCCCCGTCATCGCCGCCGAAATCAACGAGCGCCGCGAAGAAGGCGACCTGAAGGAAAACGCCGGCTACGACGCCGCCCGCGAGCAGCAGGGCCAGGAGGAGGCGCGCATCCGCTACCTCGAGGACCTGCTGCAGCGCGCCACCGTCGGCGAAACCCCGCAGGAGTCCGGCGTCGCGCTGGTCGGCACCGTCGTGCACGTCTACTACGACGGCGACGAGGACGACAAGGAGACCTTCCTCATCGGCACCCGCGGCGCGGACTCGTCGAACCCGAACCTGGAGACCTACTCCACCGACTCGCCGCTGGGCAGCGCCCTGGTCGGCGCGAAGGAGGGCGAGACCCGCACCTACAAGTCCCCGACGGGCGACGAGGTCCAGGTCACCCTGATCAAGGCCGAGCCGTACGACCCCGAGTTCCAGGACTAG
- a CDS encoding Bax inhibitor-1/YccA family protein has translation MRESSNPAFSSLTKTVARGQAGAHHYGQQQYGQDPFAQGQYGASQQAQDARPMTVDDVVSKTGITLAVIVALAAVNFAIAAYVSLGLSMILTIVGAIGGLVTVLVSTFGKKYGSAPVTLTYAAFEGLFVGGVSFMFAGFDVAGTSGFGLISQAVIATIGVFAGMLWVYKSGAIRVTPKFTRFMTAALIGVLILAVGNLLLAVFGIGSPLRDGGPIAIIFSLVCIGLAAFSFLLDFDQADKLVRAGAPANYAWGVALGLAVTLVWLYVEILRLLSYFRD, from the coding sequence GTGCGCGAAAGCAGTAACCCCGCATTCAGCTCGCTCACCAAGACCGTCGCCCGGGGCCAGGCCGGCGCCCACCACTACGGGCAGCAGCAGTACGGCCAGGACCCGTTCGCCCAGGGCCAGTACGGCGCCTCGCAGCAGGCGCAGGATGCCCGCCCGATGACGGTGGACGACGTGGTGTCGAAGACCGGCATCACCCTGGCCGTCATCGTCGCGCTGGCGGCGGTCAACTTCGCCATCGCGGCGTACGTCAGCCTGGGGCTGTCGATGATCCTCACCATCGTCGGCGCCATCGGCGGTCTGGTGACGGTGCTGGTGTCCACCTTCGGCAAGAAGTACGGCTCCGCCCCGGTCACCCTGACCTACGCGGCATTCGAGGGTCTGTTCGTCGGTGGCGTGAGCTTCATGTTCGCCGGGTTCGACGTCGCGGGCACCTCCGGCTTCGGTCTGATTTCCCAGGCCGTCATCGCCACCATCGGCGTGTTCGCCGGCATGCTGTGGGTCTACAAGTCGGGCGCCATCCGCGTGACCCCGAAGTTCACCCGCTTCATGACCGCCGCCCTCATCGGCGTGCTGATCCTGGCCGTCGGCAACCTGCTGCTGGCCGTGTTCGGCATCGGCTCCCCGCTGCGCGACGGCGGCCCGATCGCCATCATCTTCTCGCTGGTGTGCATCGGCCTGGCGGCGTTCAGCTTCCTGCTCGACTTCGATCAGGCCGACAAGCTGGTCCGCGCCGGCGCGCCCGCCAACTACGCCTGGGGCGTCGCGCTCGGCCTTGCGGTCACCCTGGTCTGGCTCTACGTCGAGATCCTGCGCCTGCTGTCCTACTTCAGGGACTAG
- a CDS encoding succinic semialdehyde dehydrogenase, with product MNATTTDTDRATGAQDIRNPLTPDVVERLLKRASVAGSETRTITSPFTGEPLADVPVGDAADVERAFERARFAQAAWARVPVTSRREVLHRFHDLVLTHQDQLMDIVQAETGKNRASAFEEVLHVAITARYYGNQAEALLKPAKAHGALPVLSDTTVHHHPKGVVGVISPWNYPLTLAISDAVAAIMAGNAIVLKPDSTTPFSALVAVDMLYRAGLPEDVVQVVPGPGSVVGQAIVANADYLMFTGSSATGKALAQQCGERLIGFSAELGGKNPLIVAEDANVKAAVEGARIASFTNSGHLCVSIERIYVADAVWDEFVPAFADRTNAMSLGPGYGWDVEMGSLQSQGQFDIVQKMVHDAVEAGATVLAGGRARPDLGPLFYEPTVLTDVPEGVELLTEEVFGPVVVVQRVADVDEAIRRANDSRYGLNASLWCSPSRAKSLAPKIQAGSVNVNDGFAATFASVDAPMGGFKESGVGRRQAAEGLLKYTDAQTVTVQRLSPIALPMLERETYAKVFTTALKLGKKFGVLP from the coding sequence ATGAACGCGACCACGACCGACACCGACCGCGCCACCGGCGCGCAGGACATCCGCAATCCCCTGACGCCCGACGTCGTCGAACGGCTGCTCAAGCGCGCATCCGTCGCGGGCTCGGAAACCCGCACCATCACCTCCCCCTTCACCGGCGAGCCCCTGGCCGACGTGCCCGTCGGCGATGCCGCCGACGTCGAGCGCGCCTTCGAACGCGCCCGCTTCGCGCAGGCCGCCTGGGCCCGCGTCCCCGTCACCTCGCGGCGCGAGGTCCTCCACCGCTTCCACGACCTGGTGCTCACCCACCAGGACCAGCTGATGGACATCGTGCAGGCCGAGACCGGCAAGAACCGCGCCTCCGCCTTCGAGGAAGTGCTGCACGTCGCCATCACCGCCCGCTATTACGGCAACCAGGCCGAGGCGCTGCTCAAGCCCGCCAAGGCCCACGGCGCCCTGCCCGTGCTGTCCGACACCACCGTCCACCACCACCCCAAGGGCGTCGTCGGCGTGATCAGCCCGTGGAACTACCCCCTGACCCTGGCGATCTCCGACGCCGTCGCCGCGATCATGGCGGGCAACGCCATCGTGCTCAAGCCGGACTCCACCACCCCGTTCTCGGCGCTGGTGGCCGTCGACATGCTGTACCGCGCCGGGCTGCCCGAGGACGTCGTCCAGGTCGTGCCCGGCCCCGGCTCCGTCGTCGGCCAGGCGATCGTCGCCAACGCCGACTACCTGATGTTCACCGGCTCCTCCGCCACCGGCAAGGCGCTGGCCCAGCAGTGCGGCGAGCGCCTGATCGGTTTTTCGGCGGAGCTCGGCGGCAAGAACCCGCTGATCGTCGCCGAGGACGCCAACGTCAAGGCCGCCGTGGAGGGCGCCCGCATCGCCAGCTTCACCAACTCCGGCCACCTGTGCGTTTCCATCGAGCGCATCTACGTCGCCGACGCGGTGTGGGATGAGTTCGTGCCCGCCTTCGCCGACCGCACCAACGCCATGAGCCTGGGCCCCGGTTACGGCTGGGACGTCGAGATGGGGTCGCTGCAGTCGCAGGGCCAGTTCGACATCGTGCAGAAGATGGTCCACGACGCCGTCGAGGCGGGCGCCACGGTGCTCGCCGGCGGCCGCGCCCGCCCGGATCTCGGCCCCCTGTTCTACGAGCCGACTGTGCTCACCGACGTCCCCGAGGGCGTCGAGCTGCTCACCGAGGAGGTCTTCGGCCCGGTCGTGGTGGTCCAGCGCGTCGCCGACGTCGACGAGGCCATCCGCCGCGCCAACGATTCCCGCTACGGCCTCAACGCGTCGCTGTGGTGCTCGCCGTCGCGGGCGAAGTCGCTGGCGCCGAAGATCCAGGCCGGTTCGGTGAACGTCAACGATGGTTTCGCCGCGACGTTCGCCTCCGTCGACGCCCCGATGGGTGGCTTCAAGGAGTCCGGCGTCGGCCGTCGGCAGGCTGCCGAGGGTCTGCTGAAGTACACCGACGCGCAGACGGTCACCGTCCAGCGGTTGTCGCCGATCGCGCTGCCGATGCTGGAGCGCGAGACCTACGCGAAGGTCTTCACCACCGCACTGAAGCTGGGCAAGAAGTTCGGCGTGCTGCCATAG